Proteins encoded together in one Sinorhizobium meliloti window:
- a CDS encoding APH(3'') family aminoglycoside O-phosphotransferase, giving the protein MSRRDAGDETLLPKLPVGRQWIPVRHGESCDRVYRRSDGSAYAKIASGKAMALLEGERDRVAWLAPFRVGSPSVCEWIAAENEACVVISALPGVPASELSAVDLKKAWPSIVRQLKLLHGLPTESCPFERRLASMFDRAADVVRRDAVNPDFLAPEDQNTPPGELFDALRAELPRHLIDEPSGLVVCHGDACLPNFMIDPDTHRCTGVIDLSRLGTADRYVDFSLLLGNARESWTGQGDAETARDCLFAIHGISAPDEDRLAFYLRLDPLTWG; this is encoded by the coding sequence ATGAGCAGGCGCGACGCCGGTGACGAAACGCTACTTCCGAAACTGCCCGTAGGTCGGCAATGGATACCGGTTCGTCACGGAGAATCCTGTGACCGCGTCTATCGTCGCAGCGACGGTAGCGCCTATGCGAAGATTGCGAGCGGTAAGGCCATGGCACTGCTCGAGGGCGAGCGCGATCGTGTCGCGTGGCTGGCGCCGTTCCGCGTGGGCTCGCCGTCCGTCTGCGAGTGGATCGCGGCAGAGAATGAAGCATGTGTCGTCATCAGCGCGCTGCCGGGCGTGCCGGCAAGCGAGCTCTCCGCGGTCGACCTCAAGAAGGCCTGGCCGTCGATCGTGCGGCAATTGAAGCTGCTGCATGGACTGCCAACGGAATCCTGCCCCTTCGAGCGGCGACTCGCGTCGATGTTCGACCGGGCCGCGGATGTCGTCCGGCGCGATGCCGTCAATCCGGATTTCCTGGCCCCGGAGGATCAGAACACTCCGCCGGGCGAACTGTTCGACGCTCTGCGGGCTGAACTGCCGAGGCACCTGATCGATGAGCCTTCCGGTCTCGTAGTCTGCCATGGCGACGCATGCCTGCCCAACTTCATGATTGATCCGGATACACACCGCTGCACGGGCGTTATCGATCTGAGTCGGCTGGGAACGGCGGATCGATACGTCGATTTTTCGCTCCTCCTTGGCAACGCTCGCGAAAGCTGGACCGGACAGGGCGATGCGGAGACCGCCCGGGACTGCCTCTTCGCCATTCACGGGATCTCGGCACCGGACGAAGATCGTCTCGCTTTCTATCTTCGGTTGGATCCGCTGACCTGGGGATGA